The DNA region aaatacTTGCCCTTTGAAGTTACCTAGCCATACATTTGGCTTCCTAGCCGATTGTTGTTACTTACCGCGCGTCACATATAGGCTAGAATCATAATTCTATGCAGGAACCAAAGCCAATAAGCTCCAATACAGAGCATTCATATTTCATGACTATAAAAGATAGATACTTCAGAAAACTTGTTTTTGTGTGGTTCGCTTAGCAAACAAGTCAAAGTGCGGTTACAGCACACCTTATGCAAATAGTCCACGTTCATCTTCTCAAGTCTCAACGACCGACACCATCACTGTTTGTAAGTTTGTAACTAACTTCATTTCTAACCAAACTAAAGTCTATTGTCAGAGTGTACCATATATGGACATCTAACATCCACCAGATAAAGCAAACTTTCTGAATTCGATTTTACTAATTTATACATTTACATAATCAAAGGCAAATGAAGAGTGACAAAAGAAACTCACTCTTCACCTCACTagcacaaaacaaaaaaacaatacgAAGCCACACAAAGTCAAATGCAAACTCACTATGTACATCCTAATTTGTTAGTACCTtactgagatttttttttcccaaaaaaaaaaactcgaagGCCATTTTGTGACTactttttgtaaacaaaaaacagaaaatctTCAGCCGAGTGACTCACTATGGTAGGAAAGCTCTTTCCTCAGCCGTTGATTAAACAACCTGCAAGCATCCATACTAAGATCAATTGCAGCAGAAAGCGCCACGTAAGCAGCTGCATCCTCCATACAGCTAACGTGCTGCACACTAACCTCAACACAAGGCTTACTACATTTCCCTTCACCTTCCACACTCGCTGCCATCACAAACCCTTTCTGTATGCTCCCTCCTCTCGGACTGTTCGCTGGCGACGCTCCACCGCTTCCGCCGCCACGACTTCTTGATCTATTCACACCACCAACTGTCGACGACGATCCCAATTCGATCGAGAACTTCCCACCTCTCTGAGAACTTATCGTCGATTCCGCAAGCACGATCCCTCCACCGCTTGACCCGTCTAGTATAAGTTCGAATCTGTAACCGAGCCCATCGATGGCTCCCCCGCGTTCCCGCCACGCCTCAAGTCGGCCCCAAGGTTTCCATGTGCCGTCTCCGGGACGGAGGATGAGCCAAGACCCGGGGTTTGATCGGCTCACACGATCGGTTCCGGGAGATGCAACGAACGGCGTGACGATTGAGGCCATAGCTACTGGTGAACCTGACAAGTCGTGTACCGTTATGGACCATCCTTTTCGTTCTTTACAAGGACGTTCTCTCTCGCTCCCGAACGAGTTAAGCCAGCTACGTGGAACACTCGTCTCCGTCGGCAACGATCTGATCAATAAACAAACAtataatacattaaaaaaaacatataataatgaTTTAGTAAAAAGAGCTTTAAAGAGTAAAGTTTTAATAGATCTGTCAAAAGATTAAAGCGCATgttaatttgatttgattcctcagaaaaataataaaattagaaactttttaaaaagtgacAACTCAATTTTCCGACAAATGTGGTAAGAATAATCTGATTGGTCGGAAAACTGACCTTGATCTGATAGTACGATCGCCAGTGGTGTTCCGA from Raphanus sativus cultivar WK10039 chromosome 8, ASM80110v3, whole genome shotgun sequence includes:
- the LOC108805954 gene encoding uncharacterized protein LOC108805954, translating into MDPCPFIRLTISNLALKLPLAAKTTSSAVHPSSSPCFCKIKLKNFPPQTAAIPYIPPETTQFPEIQTLAATFHLSSSDIKRLASRSIFASKPSLEIFIYTGIAAGAASCGVNSGGFLAKVSMPLDLSVTQSKPCVFHNGWISVGKGAGAGKASTSAQFHLNVKAEPDPRFVFQFDGEPECSPQVVQIQGSIRQPVFTCKFSCRNTTGDRTIRSRSLPTETSVPRSWLNSFGSERERPCKERKGWSITVHDLSGSPVAMASIVTPFVASPGTDRVSRSNPGSWLILRPGDGTWKPWGRLEAWRERGGAIDGLGYRFELILDGSSGGGIVLAESTISSQRGGKFSIELGSSSTVGGVNRSRSRGGGSGGASPANSPRGGSIQKGFVMAASVEGEGKCSKPCVEVSVQHVSCMEDAAAYVALSAAIDLSMDACRLFNQRLRKELSYHSESLG